Genomic segment of Balnearium lithotrophicum:
CCAATCCCTGCTTTCACAACGAAATTTCCAAACGAGTTAATGAAAGCAGGAAGGCTCATATTTGTTAAAAGTCTTGTCTTTATAAAGCCGAGCTGGAAAAGTCTTTCATACATTCTGTTTCTCCAGAACAATCTCAAGGAATTTCTGTAAGGGAATAACAACTAACGGCTCTTTCCTGTCGGCTTTGACTACTAAAACGTCTGCTCCGTCAAAGAGGTTGTAGAGGGAGAGTTTCTTTCTGACCTTGCACTGGATTGAACCGATTCCTTCTACGTAAAGGTCTGCCTTTCCGAGGCTTGCCGCAGACCTGACAACCTCAAATCCAGCATTTTCAAACTTCTTCTTAACCTCCCTTTCGAACCTCGTTCCCTTGGCCTTAGTGTTCATTAGAAGTCCTCCATTGCAGGCGGAAACTTTTTAAGGGCAACTGCTACGTGCATCTCCATCAAAAACTTCGGGGCTTTGACCTCAAAGTTTCTGACCGTTTCCCTATGGGGTAGTATCTGGAAGCTGCCGACTTCCGTTTCAGAAATCACCTTTTCTATTTGAACCATAAGGTTAAGAAGGTTGTTAACTCCCCTTTCGTACATCGGGGCGGGGTCTTCCTTGTTTTTCTCCTCTTCCCTGACTCCAAAGGCTACGGCTAAAACCATTATTCTGTGTTCCTCATCCTCTGTGAATTCAGCTGGAATCAGGGAAATGAAGGGGTAATTCCTCACATCCTTCGGCTGGTCAATTCCTATGTAAACGTTTGCGTCTGTCCCTTTTTCAAGTTTTTTCTTCAATCCTTCTATGAATTCAAACCACATTAGCCTCTCCTTATTGGAAACGTTGCAAATCCGACGGATGGAGATGACTGTGTCAATCCGAGCGATTCAAGGGTTATTGAGTTTTCAGTTTTCGTAAGAAGTTCCTTGTAGCTTTTTACTTTCTCGTTGTACTCGCTCTCGCTTCCGTCTCCTGCATAGTAGTCAACTACCGAGATGTAGTAGGCGTAAACTCTTGCAAGTTCCTTTAAGTGAGGGTTGTCTTTAAGGTGCGGGAACAGGGAAGCAGAAACTCCCAACTTTGAAAGGACTCTCTCAACGTAGAGGTTTGCCCTTTTAACTGCTTCTTCTCCTACAGAAACGGGGCTGTCCTCAAAGTCGGTTAGGGTCACAAATTCAGTCATTTGAAACCTCCGAGAGTTTTGAAAGGAAGTAGAGCCTTCCAGCTTCCACTGCGGTTTTCATTTTTCTTTCGTAGTCTCCAAAGAAGTAGTGCCTTGCTCTTATTCCGGGGTGGCGGACTCTTTTTCTGAATATGAAGCCGTTTGACGTTGGAATCTTTAAGGCCTTTCTTTCTTTGGGCTTTATTAAGTGAGGCTTTGTTCCGAATTC
This window contains:
- a CDS encoding Holliday junction resolvase; the protein is MNTKAKGTRFEREVKKKFENAGFEVVRSAASLGKADLYVEGIGSIQCKVRKKLSLYNLFDGADVLVVKADRKEPLVVIPLQKFLEIVLEKQNV